From one Trifolium pratense cultivar HEN17-A07 linkage group LG1, ARS_RC_1.1, whole genome shotgun sequence genomic stretch:
- the LOC123919353 gene encoding aminodeoxychorismate synthase, chloroplastic has translation MNVSSRLLSSELTCPRSEAMQYKNVNFLLSKPSVTVSCFINKDVCNRNGRNMRVSCKLAHDHLEESYKRKKRLQVPLQKPDFVRTLLIDNYDSYTYNIYQELSIINGVPPVVIQNDDWTWDELCYYLYEEKAFDNIVISPGPGSPACPEDIGICLQILLECRDIPVLGVCLGHQALGYVHGAQIVHASEPVHGRLSEVEHNGCQLFHGIPSGRNSGFKVVRYHSLVIDSESLPEVLIPIAWTSTSTLPFVEPKVSDKYNGHEVQTDQSIFVDSFLPEAGNGSSKLIDYGQTRNARVLMGVKHSTRPHYGVQFHPESIATCHGSQIFKNFREITDDYWLRFRSSYNKEKRVNFDAYAQVSSASRLYRDFCKSNNSENNTVNLPRKVNHGDENVVHNNTEVNYKCLKLKWRKFNHLAGQVGGAKSIFCQLFGHEAENTFWLDSSSTEMGRARFSFMGGKGGSLWKQLTFRLSDQSDGCSKGGGYLSLEVSDGSAETIFLEGGFLDYLNKELQSYHYDKDEYEGLPFDFHGGYVGYIGYDLKVECAVTSNHHKSKTPDACFFFADNLVAIDHKNDHVYLLAIHEENSSVLQWLDDTEEKLLSLTGSVRMDLERQYSHPSTFSSHKVGFAAEKSREQYIGDVKKCLNYIKDGESYELCLTTQIRKPIEVLNSLGLYLHLRERNPAPYAAWLNFPKEDLCICCSSPERFLQLDRNDMLEAKPIKGTITRGATEEEDEQLKLKLQLSEKDQAENLMIVDLLRNDLGRVCDPGSVHVPHLMDIQSYATVHTMVSTIRGKKRSDISAVDCVKAAFPGGSMTGAPKLRSMELLDSLESCSRGIYSGCIGFFSYNQTFDLNIVIRTVIIHEGEASIGAGGAIVALSNPEDEYEEMILKTKAPASTVIDFE, from the exons atgaacgtCTCTTCGCGTTTGTTGTCTTCTGAGCTAACATGTCCTAGAAGTGAAGCCATGCAGTACAAAAATGTGAATTTTCTTTTGTCTAAACCCTCGGTAACGGTTTCTTGTTTCATTAATAAAGATGTGTGTAATCGCAATGGAAGAAACATGAGGGTATCTTGCAAATTGGCGCATGACCATTTAGAAGAAtcatataaaagaaagaaaaggttACAAGTGCCTCTACAGAAGCCGGATTTTGTTAGGACTTTGTTGATTGATAACTATGACAGTTACACATACAATATATACCAGGAGCTATCTATTATTAATGGGG TCCCTCCTGTGGTGATTCAAAATGATGATTGGACGTGGGATGAACTTTGCTATTACTTGTACGAAGAAAAGGCATTTGATAACATTGTAATATCCCCTGGACCTGGTTCTCCAGCATGCCCAGAAGATATAG GCATTTGTCTTCAAATATTGCTTGAATGCAGGGATATTCCTGTTTTGGGTGTTTGCCTAGGACACCAG GCATTGGGTTATGTGCACGGAGCTCAAATTGTCCATGCATCTGAGCCAGTTCATGGGCGTCTGAG TGAAGTTGAGCACAATGGATGCCAGCTTTTTCATGGCATACCTTCTGGTAGAAATTCTGGTTTCAAG GTGGTTCGATATCATTCACTGGTGATAGATTCTGAATCACTTCCTGAGGTGCTCATTCCAATAGCATGGACTTCCACTAGCACACTTCCGTTTGTTGAACCCAAGGTTTCTGACAAGTACAATGGTCATGAAGTTCAGACTGATCAAAGCATTTTCGTTGATTCATTTTTACCTGAAGCAGGAAATGGAAGTTCAAAACTTATTGATTATGGACAAACTAGAAATGCAAGGGTTCTTATGGGAGTCAAGCATTCTACTAGGCCACACTATGGTGTGCAG TTTCATCCAGAGAGTATTGCAACCTGCCATGGAAGTCAAATATTCAAGAATTTTAGAGAGATTACAGATGATTATTGGCTGAGATTTAGGTCATCATACAACAAGGAAAAGCGTGTTAATTTTGATG CATACGCGCAGGTTTCAAGTGCTAGTAGACTCTACAGAGACTTTTGCAAAAGTAACAATTCTGAGAATAATACAGTGAATCTTCCAAGAAAAGTAAATCACGGAGATGAAAATGTAGTACATAATAATACCGAGGTGAACTACAAATGTTTGAAGTTGAAATGGAGGAAATTTAATCATTTGGCTGGTCAAGTTGGTGGAGCAAAAAGTATATTCTGTCAATTGTTTGGACATGAAGCTGAAAACACCTTTTGGTTGGATAGTTCCTCAACAGAGATG GGAAGAGCGCGCTTTTCGTTCATGGGAGGAAAAGGTGGATCACTTTGGAAGCAGTTAACATTCAGATTGTCTGATCAGAG TGACGGGTGTTCAAAAGGTGGTGGCTATTTATCACTGGAAGTTTCTGATGGTTCTGCCGAAACAATATTCTTGGAAGGAGGTTTTCTTGATTATTTGAACAAG GAGCTTCAATCATATCATTACGATAAGGATGAATATGAAGGTCTACCGTTTGATTTTCACGGTGGATATGTTGGTTACATCGG GTATGACCTCAAAGTTGAATGTGCTGTCACAAGTAACCATCACAAATCTAAAACTCCAGATGCATGTTTTTTCTTTGCTGATAATCTTGTAGCTATTGATCACAAAAATGACCATGTTTATTTATTGGCTATACACGAAGAAAATTCAAGTGTTCTACAATGGTTGGATGATACTGAGGAGAAGCTTCTGAGCTTAACTGGCTCTGTGAGGATGGATTTAGAAAGACAGTATTCTCATCCTTCAACTTTTTCGTCGCATAAGGTTGGTTTTGCAGCTGAAAAATCTAGAGAGCAATATATTGGAGATGTTAAGAAGTGTTTAAACTACATTAAAGACGGAGAGAGCTACGAATTGTGCCTTACAACCCAGATAAGGAAACCAATCGAGGTCTTAAATTCTCTTGGACTTTACCTGCATTTGCGAGAAAGGAATCCAGCACCTTATGCTGCTTGGCTTAATTTTCCAAAGGAAGATCTGTGTATTTGTTGTTCTTCCCCTGAGAGGTTCCTACAGTTGGACAGGAATGATATGCTAGAAGCTAAGCCCATTAAGGGTACTATAACTCGTGGTGCTACTGAAGAGGAAGACGAGCAACTCAAATTGAAATTACAGCTCAG TGAAAAGGATCAGGCTGAAAACCTGATGATTGTTGACCTCCTAAGAAATGACCTCGGTCGTGTATGTGATCCTGGATCTGTTCATGTGCCGCATCTCATGGATATACAATCATATGCAACTGTTCACACAATGGTGAGTACGATTCGTGGGAAAAAGCGGTCAGATATAAGTGCAGTAGACTGTGTCAAAGCTGCATTTCCTGGTGGTTCAATGACAGGTGCACCAAAGTTGAGATCAATGGAACTTCTTGATTCTCTTGAAAGTTGTTCTCGAGGAATCTACTCAGGCTGTATTGGATTTTTCTCATATAATCAGACATTTGATCTAAATATTGTCATAAGAACAGTTATTATACATGAGGGTGAAGCTTCCATAGGAGCTGGAGGGGCAATTGTTGCCCTGTCAAACCCGGAAGACGAATATGAAGAGATGATCTTGAAAACAAAAGCACCAGCAAGCACTGTGATAGATTTTGAATAG
- the LOC123919369 gene encoding histone acetyltransferase HAC1-like isoform X1 — MENLSFEPVTIFCLCCENPIKKKANFFCRKGEEFDADQCFCSHCYTRFKGDCIEFNGTYVSKKSLEKKKNDELYFEPWVECNKCKRWQHQICALYNKKRDLDCKAEYICPFCRLKEIENGMHVPLPKNTVFGAKALPKTMLSDHLEKRLFERLMQERADWNYDKGKKNPDKALAEESLSIREVFSVDKQLKVKKQFLDIIPKENYPSEFSYRSREFGSECGNPNKRCVYISYLDSVNYFTPRRMTKNQEALRTFVYHEILIGYLDFCKKRGFTTCYIWSCAPQKGQGDYILYCHPKTQKIPTDAKLREWYLSMLTKASKENIVVGLTNIYDHFFVSTGNRHSKITTARLPYFDGDYWSGTAMTQAEDIEEKCGGEYESTLNKVMKTRSLKAMGHIHPSKGNAKDILVMHRVCQPSLLPSSTCNESNVVK; from the exons ATGGAAAATCTCTCCTTTGAACCAGTAACAATATTTTGCTTATGTTGTGAGAACCCCATCAAGAAAAAAGCAAACTTTTTCTGTAGAAAAGGAGAAGAATTTGATGCAGATCAATGCTTTTGCTCCCACTGCTATACGAGATTTAAGGGTGATTGCATCGAATTCAATGGGACATATGTTTCTAAGAAAAGTCtcgaaaaaaagaaaaacgatGAATTATATTTTGAACCG TGGGTTGAATGCAATAAATGCAAAAGATGGCAGCACCAAATATGTGCACTCTATAACAAGAAAAGAGATTTGGACTGCAAAGCTGAGTATATATGTCCTTTCTGCCgtttaaaagaaattgaaaatggaaTGCATGTTCCCTTACCAAAGAACACTGTTTTTGGTGCTAAGGCCTTGCCTAAAACCATGCTTAGTGACCACTTAGAGAAAAGACTTTTTGAGCGTCTCATGCAAGAGAGAGCAGACTGGAATTACGATAAAGGGAAGAAGAATCCTGATAAG GCTTTAGCCGAAGAAAGTCTTTCTATTAGAGAAGTGTTCTCTGTCGACAAACAATTGAAAGTGAAGAAGCAGTTTCTGGACATCATTCCAAAGGAGAATTACCCTTCTGAATTCTCTTACAGATCAAGA GAATTTGGCTCGGAATGTGGCAATCCAAATAAACGTTGTGTATATATTTCATATCTTGATTCTGTCAATTACTTTACTCCTCGAAGAATGACTAAAAATCAGGAAGCTCTCCGTACCTTTGTTTACCATGAGATATTG ATTGGGTACCTTGACTTTTGTAAGAAAAGAGGTTTCACAACTTGCTACATATGGTCCTGTGCTCCTCAAAAAGGGCAGGGTGATTACATTCTATATTGCCATCCAAAAACTCAAAAGATTCCAACAGATGCTAAGCTACGGGAGTG GTATCTTTCAATGCTAACAAAAGCTTCTAAGGAAAATATCGTTGTTGGTTTAACCAACATATATGATCATTTCTTTGTTTCTACTGGAAATCGGCACTCCAAGATAACAACGGCTCGTTTGCCATACTTTGATGGAGACTACTGGTCTGGTACTGCTATGACTCAAGCCGAGGACATTGAAGAAAAGTGTGGAGGAGAGTACGAATCGACATTGAATAAAGTAATGAAAACTAGATCTTTAAAGGCCATGGGACACATCCATCCTTCCAAAGGGAATGCCAAAGATATTCTGGTGATGCATAGAGTATGTCAACCCTCTCTTTTACCTTCATCCACTTGTAATGAGAGTAATGTTGTTAAATAG
- the LOC123919369 gene encoding histone acetyltransferase HAC1-like isoform X2: MENLSFEPVTIFCLCCENPIKKKANFFCRKGEEFDADQCFCSHCYTRFKGDCIEFNGTYVSKKSLEKKKNDELYFEPWVECNKCKRWQHQICALYNKKRDLDCKAEYICPFCRLKEIENGMHVPLPKNTVFGAKALPKTMLSDHLEKRLFERLMQERADWNYDKGKKNPDKALAEESLSIREVFSVDKQLKVKKQFLDIIPKENYPSEFSYRSREFGSECGNPNKRCVYISYLDSVNYFTPRRMTKNQEALRTFVYHEILIGYLDFCKKRGFTTCYIWSCAPQKGQGDYILYCHPKTQKIPTDAKLREWYLSMLTKASKENIVVGLTNIYDHFFVSTGNRHSKITTARLPYFDGDYWSGTAMTQAEDIEEKCGGEYESTLNKVMKTRSLKAMGHIHPSKGNAKDILVMHRVFA, from the exons ATGGAAAATCTCTCCTTTGAACCAGTAACAATATTTTGCTTATGTTGTGAGAACCCCATCAAGAAAAAAGCAAACTTTTTCTGTAGAAAAGGAGAAGAATTTGATGCAGATCAATGCTTTTGCTCCCACTGCTATACGAGATTTAAGGGTGATTGCATCGAATTCAATGGGACATATGTTTCTAAGAAAAGTCtcgaaaaaaagaaaaacgatGAATTATATTTTGAACCG TGGGTTGAATGCAATAAATGCAAAAGATGGCAGCACCAAATATGTGCACTCTATAACAAGAAAAGAGATTTGGACTGCAAAGCTGAGTATATATGTCCTTTCTGCCgtttaaaagaaattgaaaatggaaTGCATGTTCCCTTACCAAAGAACACTGTTTTTGGTGCTAAGGCCTTGCCTAAAACCATGCTTAGTGACCACTTAGAGAAAAGACTTTTTGAGCGTCTCATGCAAGAGAGAGCAGACTGGAATTACGATAAAGGGAAGAAGAATCCTGATAAG GCTTTAGCCGAAGAAAGTCTTTCTATTAGAGAAGTGTTCTCTGTCGACAAACAATTGAAAGTGAAGAAGCAGTTTCTGGACATCATTCCAAAGGAGAATTACCCTTCTGAATTCTCTTACAGATCAAGA GAATTTGGCTCGGAATGTGGCAATCCAAATAAACGTTGTGTATATATTTCATATCTTGATTCTGTCAATTACTTTACTCCTCGAAGAATGACTAAAAATCAGGAAGCTCTCCGTACCTTTGTTTACCATGAGATATTG ATTGGGTACCTTGACTTTTGTAAGAAAAGAGGTTTCACAACTTGCTACATATGGTCCTGTGCTCCTCAAAAAGGGCAGGGTGATTACATTCTATATTGCCATCCAAAAACTCAAAAGATTCCAACAGATGCTAAGCTACGGGAGTG GTATCTTTCAATGCTAACAAAAGCTTCTAAGGAAAATATCGTTGTTGGTTTAACCAACATATATGATCATTTCTTTGTTTCTACTGGAAATCGGCACTCCAAGATAACAACGGCTCGTTTGCCATACTTTGATGGAGACTACTGGTCTGGTACTGCTATGACTCAAGCCGAGGACATTGAAGAAAAGTGTGGAGGAGAGTACGAATCGACATTGAATAAAGTAATGAAAACTAGATCTTTAAAGGCCATGGGACACATCCATCCTTCCAAAGGGAATGCCAAAGATATTCTGGTGATGCATAGAGTAT TTGCATAG